The Treponema medium genome has a window encoding:
- a CDS encoding TIGR00282 family metallophosphoesterase, which produces MGDELTLFFGGDICGTLGVDIAVRVIPELIKAEKLDFIIVNGENAAKGSGIELEQAARLFAAGVDVITGGNHSMERFDLRAGFGQEPRILRPANYPLAPGSGIITVRKPQGTLTVLNIQGRENMRPIDCPFQTADRLLTEQADGIVMVDFHAESVQEKEALAYYLDGRVSCVFGSHTHTQTADERILTGGTGYITDAGMIGAFHSIIGSSIEAAVARSLTLTPQTFNIPETGEALFCGIIARISLETKKTLSLKRVYKAGI; this is translated from the coding sequence ATGGGTGATGAACTGACTCTTTTTTTCGGCGGAGATATCTGCGGAACACTCGGCGTCGATATTGCAGTACGAGTGATACCGGAGCTGATTAAAGCTGAAAAACTTGATTTTATAATCGTAAACGGAGAAAATGCGGCGAAAGGCTCCGGCATAGAATTGGAACAAGCCGCGCGGTTATTTGCTGCCGGAGTTGATGTTATTACCGGCGGGAATCACAGTATGGAGCGGTTTGACTTGCGAGCCGGTTTCGGACAGGAACCACGGATACTGCGCCCTGCAAACTACCCGCTTGCGCCGGGCAGCGGTATCATCACCGTGCGTAAACCGCAGGGGACGTTGACGGTACTGAATATCCAAGGAAGAGAAAACATGCGCCCAATCGATTGTCCCTTCCAAACGGCTGACCGTTTATTAACGGAACAGGCTGACGGCATAGTTATGGTTGATTTTCATGCGGAATCGGTACAGGAAAAAGAGGCGCTCGCGTATTATCTTGACGGGCGTGTTTCCTGTGTATTCGGCTCTCATACCCATACGCAAACCGCCGATGAACGTATCCTCACAGGAGGTACCGGCTACATTACCGATGCAGGTATGATAGGAGCATTCCATTCAATCATCGGCAGCTCTATTGAGGCTGCTGTAGCTCGAAGCCTCACCCTTACCCCGCAAACCTTCAACATACCGGAAACCGGAGAAGCGCTATTCTGCGGCATTATTGCAAGGATATCATTGGAAACAAAAAAAACGCTTTCGTTAAAACGGGTATATAAGGCGGGAATCTAA
- a CDS encoding SufS family cysteine desulfurase: MYKQYFPLLQNRNIHYLDAAATAQRPQAVLDGVQAYYTRSNGNAGRGSHTLAMESSALIEAARTAVSGFIGADDSGEVIFTKNATESLNIIAYCYGLEQLHAGDEIIISIANHHANLIPWQFVARKTGAALRYVYLDEHGNFDMAGFKALLGSRTKIVAVTAAVNTTGVVFPVREIITEAHKHGAVAVIDAAQSIAHFPHDVAAWDCDFLAFSGHKLYAEFGAGVLYAKRTLIEKMPPFLYGGSMIEFVGEQTSEFKADGAKYEGGTLDTAAIHSLQLSIDFLKKLGLEELHSYVEGLHRSLLTALKSLDFVEAYYTDAQRRVPTVAFNVKDVHSHDTAYILDEQGVMVRSGHHCTQPLMDYMGINSCCRASLGIYNTQEDIDALAAALKKVYEIFKR, translated from the coding sequence ATGTATAAGCAATACTTCCCGTTACTGCAAAATCGGAATATTCACTATTTGGATGCTGCCGCAACTGCGCAGCGTCCGCAGGCAGTGCTCGACGGCGTACAGGCGTACTACACCCGCAGCAACGGAAACGCAGGGCGCGGCTCCCATACCCTTGCGATGGAATCCTCCGCACTGATTGAAGCTGCCCGCACTGCGGTAAGCGGTTTTATCGGCGCCGACGATTCCGGCGAGGTCATTTTTACCAAGAATGCGACCGAATCGCTCAATATTATTGCATACTGTTACGGATTAGAGCAGCTCCATGCCGGCGATGAAATAATCATTTCAATTGCCAACCATCACGCAAACCTTATTCCGTGGCAGTTCGTTGCACGGAAAACCGGCGCCGCGTTGCGGTATGTCTACCTCGATGAGCACGGCAACTTCGACATGGCGGGTTTTAAAGCCCTGCTCGGCAGCCGCACCAAAATTGTAGCGGTAACCGCCGCCGTAAACACTACCGGCGTTGTCTTTCCGGTACGGGAAATCATCACGGAGGCGCATAAGCACGGCGCCGTCGCCGTTATCGATGCAGCACAGTCCATTGCGCATTTTCCGCATGATGTTGCGGCATGGGATTGCGACTTTCTCGCGTTTTCGGGACACAAGCTCTATGCGGAGTTCGGCGCCGGAGTGCTGTATGCCAAGCGCACACTTATCGAAAAAATGCCGCCCTTCCTTTACGGCGGCAGCATGATTGAATTCGTCGGCGAACAAACCAGCGAGTTTAAAGCGGACGGTGCGAAGTACGAAGGCGGCACCTTAGATACCGCTGCGATTCATTCTTTACAGTTGAGTATCGACTTTTTGAAAAAGCTCGGGCTTGAAGAATTGCATAGCTATGTGGAAGGATTGCACCGCTCACTCTTAACCGCCTTAAAAAGCCTCGACTTTGTAGAAGCGTACTATACGGATGCACAGCGGCGGGTACCAACCGTCGCCTTTAACGTCAAAGACGTCCATTCGCACGACACTGCGTATATTCTGGATGAGCAAGGCGTTATGGTCAGAAGCGGACACCACTGCACGCAGCCGCTAATGGACTACATGGGCATCAACTCCTGCTGCCGCGCAAGCCTCGGCATCTACAACACGCAGGAAGACATCGACGCCCTCGCCGCCGCCCTCAAAAAAGTGTACGAAATCTTTAAGCGGTAG
- the sufD gene encoding Fe-S cluster assembly protein SufD, with amino-acid sequence MRNDNYFKRLDYHIQDVPTAPFSGIFFHTESKTAQYLPIEDFLKTCSAEQVAKIFNTEKSPREKNCGLGKRFTDEVQAKRNSGFYLKIEADKAEYDRIAADTAAHAASGNSDSCKTVSASSGANHAKNRPEAMQDFFVRFTVDAAHSVLFDRSYIDIADNAAARLILYFDTDEKTPALQSYRNGLISIHVGKQATVEIIKIQNFADTALNFETVRMDVGERARVTVHDIQLGSQKSGISYSSYMQEDWAEVYIFPLYFVDKTRRMDLEHNLIINGKSTLSEIKARGALKNEAHKVFRGNIFLNKGCSASVARFADNSIMLDKNAVGTSIPTIFCDEDDVIGEHAASFAAIDKEKLYYLMSRGFDELSAKKLIIDAAFRPVFNSIPDEAIRNRLNAEFDARLSTQIQPQADKTAASKIGTATSGTETAASDSAQGKMGATHV; translated from the coding sequence ATGAGAAACGACAACTATTTTAAACGGCTCGATTATCATATACAGGATGTACCGACGGCTCCTTTTTCCGGTATTTTTTTTCATACGGAATCTAAAACCGCGCAGTATCTGCCGATTGAAGACTTCCTCAAAACATGCAGTGCGGAGCAGGTTGCAAAAATATTCAACACCGAAAAGTCTCCACGCGAAAAAAACTGCGGACTGGGAAAGCGTTTTACCGATGAGGTGCAGGCAAAGCGGAACAGCGGCTTTTATCTCAAAATTGAAGCTGATAAAGCTGAATACGATAGGATCGCCGCTGATACTGCTGCTCATGCAGCTTCGGGCAATAGTGATAGCTGTAAAACTGTGAGTGCAAGCTCCGGCGCTAATCACGCTAAGAACAGACCCGAAGCGATGCAGGATTTTTTCGTGCGCTTCACCGTTGACGCGGCTCATTCCGTGTTGTTTGACCGGAGCTATATCGATATAGCGGATAACGCTGCGGCGCGGCTCATCCTGTACTTCGATACCGATGAAAAGACCCCGGCGCTGCAATCATATCGGAACGGACTCATCAGTATTCATGTTGGGAAACAGGCTACAGTCGAGATTATCAAGATTCAAAACTTTGCAGACACCGCGCTCAATTTTGAAACGGTGCGGATGGATGTCGGCGAAAGAGCACGGGTAACCGTTCACGACATACAGCTCGGTTCGCAAAAAAGCGGCATCTCCTATTCTTCCTATATGCAGGAAGATTGGGCGGAAGTGTATATCTTCCCGCTGTACTTTGTCGATAAAACGCGCCGGATGGATCTTGAACATAATCTGATTATCAACGGCAAGAGTACGCTGTCGGAGATAAAAGCCCGCGGCGCGCTCAAAAACGAGGCGCATAAGGTTTTCCGCGGCAATATTTTCTTGAATAAGGGCTGCTCCGCCTCCGTCGCCCGCTTTGCGGATAATAGTATCATGCTTGATAAAAATGCCGTCGGTACGAGCATCCCGACCATCTTCTGCGATGAGGATGACGTTATCGGGGAGCATGCCGCGAGCTTTGCCGCCATCGATAAAGAAAAACTCTACTATTTAATGAGCCGCGGCTTCGACGAACTCAGCGCAAAAAAACTGATTATCGACGCTGCCTTCCGCCCCGTCTTTAACAGTATTCCTGATGAGGCAATACGGAACCGGCTGAACGCAGAATTTGATGCACGCCTATCAACGCAGATTCAACCTCAAGCGGATAAAACAGCCGCATCCAAAATCGGAACAGCAACATCCGGCACCGAAACAGCGGCGTCAGACAGTGCCCAAGGCAAAATGGGGGCGACACATGTATAA
- the sufB gene encoding Fe-S cluster assembly protein SufB — translation MSNDFRDSRSPLFQTRKRTFVSDIERGIYDIKDKIDYQYSTGMGLNEDVVRKISARKLEPKWMLDLRLQSLQYFFERPMPDWGADISDLNIQDIIHYIVSDEKPMATDWDQVPEEIKQTFDRLGIPKAEQTSLAGVGAQYDSEVVYHSLQKNLADQGVVYLDMESAVLQYGDLVREHFMKLIKPNDHKFAALHGAVWSGGSFVYVPKGVKVELPLQSYFRLNANQSGQFEHTLIIVDEGAYLHFIEGCSAPKYYKNALHAGAVELYVGKKATMRYSTIENWSRNLYNLNTKRAIVEEDGAIEWVSGSFGSRVTMLYPMSILKGDRSRSEFTGVTFASAGQCLDTGTKTVHIGKNTVSEMHSRSIAKNGGESNYRGLLVIGKDATGAKALAECESLMLDNESRTDTIPIIENHTDDADIGHEAKIGRISDSMILYLMQRGLDEATAKSLIIKGFVEPISKELPLEYAVELNNLISIELEGTIG, via the coding sequence ATGAGTAATGATTTTAGAGATTCCCGCTCGCCCCTGTTTCAAACGCGGAAGCGCACCTTCGTTTCCGATATTGAGCGGGGCATTTACGATATAAAGGACAAAATCGATTATCAGTATTCCACCGGTATGGGGCTGAATGAAGATGTGGTGCGGAAGATTTCTGCCCGCAAGCTGGAACCCAAGTGGATGCTCGACCTAAGGCTGCAATCTTTGCAGTATTTTTTTGAACGGCCGATGCCGGACTGGGGCGCGGATATTTCCGACCTCAATATCCAAGATATTATCCATTATATAGTTTCGGATGAAAAGCCGATGGCGACCGACTGGGATCAGGTACCGGAGGAGATTAAGCAGACTTTCGACCGGCTCGGTATTCCCAAGGCGGAGCAAACCTCGCTGGCGGGCGTCGGCGCGCAGTATGATTCCGAAGTGGTGTATCACAGCCTGCAGAAAAACCTTGCAGACCAAGGGGTTGTGTACCTTGATATGGAATCGGCGGTGCTGCAATACGGTGATCTTGTCCGCGAGCATTTTATGAAGCTGATAAAGCCGAACGATCATAAGTTTGCGGCGCTGCACGGTGCGGTATGGTCGGGCGGCTCGTTTGTGTATGTACCCAAGGGCGTCAAGGTCGAACTCCCGCTGCAATCCTATTTCAGACTGAATGCGAACCAGTCAGGGCAGTTTGAACACACGCTGATTATCGTCGATGAGGGCGCCTATCTGCACTTTATCGAAGGATGCAGCGCACCTAAGTATTATAAAAATGCGCTCCACGCAGGCGCCGTCGAGCTGTATGTCGGCAAAAAGGCGACTATGCGCTATTCCACAATCGAAAACTGGTCGCGGAACCTCTACAACCTGAATACCAAGCGGGCAATCGTAGAAGAAGACGGCGCTATCGAATGGGTGTCCGGTTCGTTCGGATCGCGTGTTACCATGCTCTATCCTATGAGTATTTTGAAAGGCGACCGCTCGCGCTCCGAGTTTACCGGCGTTACCTTCGCTTCCGCGGGGCAGTGTCTCGACACCGGTACTAAAACCGTCCATATCGGAAAGAACACCGTGTCCGAAATGCACTCGCGCTCGATTGCGAAAAACGGCGGCGAATCAAACTACCGCGGTTTGCTGGTTATCGGTAAGGATGCAACCGGCGCAAAGGCGCTCGCCGAATGCGAATCCCTGATGCTGGATAACGAGTCCCGCACCGACACCATCCCGATTATCGAAAACCATACCGACGATGCCGACATCGGACACGAAGCGAAGATCGGACGCATCAGCGATTCGATGATTCTGTACCTAATGCAGCGCGGCCTCGACGAAGCGACGGCTAAATCCTTGATTATCAAAGGCTTTGTCGAACCGATCTCCAAAGAGCTTCCGCTCGAATATGCCGTCGAGCTGAATAACCTTATTTCCATTGAGCTGGAGGGGACGATAGGCTGA
- the sufC gene encoding Fe-S cluster assembly ATPase SufC: MEPLLHIENLHLSVNEKPILHNLNLTVNAGEIHVVMGPNGAGKSTLAAAIVGNPVFQVDQGSIFFEGELINDLPVFERARKGIFLSFQNPEEIPGLKVEEFLRASKEAVAGKKIPALTFHKELLRLMESLSINPEYADRSLNVGFSGGEKKKNEILQLAVLQPKLAILDETDSGLDIDATRIVFEGVAKLKTPDMGILIITHHSKVLDYLKPDHVHVLINGSLAKSGGIELVEHIQKYGYAGM; encoded by the coding sequence ATGGAACCGCTATTACATATAGAAAATTTACATCTGTCGGTGAATGAAAAGCCGATTTTGCATAATTTAAACCTGACCGTCAATGCGGGAGAAATACATGTCGTGATGGGGCCGAATGGCGCCGGAAAATCCACGCTTGCTGCTGCGATTGTCGGTAATCCCGTCTTTCAAGTTGACCAAGGCTCGATTTTTTTTGAAGGAGAATTGATCAACGATTTGCCTGTTTTTGAGCGAGCGCGGAAAGGTATCTTTCTTTCCTTCCAAAATCCCGAAGAAATCCCCGGCTTAAAGGTCGAAGAATTTCTTCGCGCGTCAAAGGAAGCCGTCGCCGGTAAAAAAATACCGGCGCTCACCTTCCACAAGGAGCTGCTTCGGCTGATGGAATCACTCAGTATCAATCCCGAGTATGCAGACCGCAGTTTGAACGTCGGCTTCTCCGGCGGCGAAAAGAAAAAGAACGAAATATTACAGCTCGCCGTGCTCCAACCCAAGCTCGCTATTCTGGACGAAACGGATTCAGGGCTGGATATCGATGCCACCAGAATTGTATTTGAGGGCGTTGCAAAACTGAAAACGCCGGACATGGGTATTTTAATTATCACTCACCACAGCAAGGTACTCGACTATCTTAAACCCGATCATGTACATGTCTTGATTAACGGTTCGCTGGCAAAAAGTGGCGGTATCGAGTTGGTTGAGCATATTCAAAAATATGGCTACGCAGGGATGTAG
- the aroC gene encoding chorismate synthase: protein MAGNTFGTIFRVTTFGESHGAAIGVVVDGCPAGIPLKLEDFTAVFNTARPSGTFETARREPNTPEILSGVFEGKTLGTPIAVLLRNTDARPHDYEVLKDIYRPGHADFAYEAKYRRRDWRGGGRASGREAAARIAAGVIAKKVLAHYPVPHPAQYSVCKADGKPPDGTSAAGENRPQHGTSLPITIQTSAIEIAGIPCAPISATDELPSEINSKLASIKQAGDSAGAIVQCMVRNVPAGLGEPVFDKLEAELAKAVLSIGSVKGIAFGAGFQLARMSGSEANAVDKNHHGGISGGISDGKDIVFQAVIKPVPSIAQEQIMETASGDRITHAITGRHDVCLYRRVMPVIEAMTAIVLADMMLRQGAAQILKV from the coding sequence ATGGCAGGAAATACATTCGGAACAATCTTTAGAGTTACTACGTTCGGCGAAAGCCATGGAGCCGCAATCGGCGTTGTCGTTGACGGGTGTCCCGCCGGTATTCCGCTGAAGCTTGAAGATTTTACCGCTGTGTTTAATACGGCACGGCCTTCGGGTACTTTTGAAACCGCACGGCGGGAACCGAATACACCCGAGATCCTTTCCGGCGTATTTGAAGGCAAAACCCTCGGAACGCCGATCGCGGTGCTTTTGCGCAATACCGATGCGCGTCCGCATGACTACGAAGTACTAAAAGACATATACCGTCCCGGTCATGCGGATTTTGCCTACGAGGCAAAATACCGCCGCCGCGACTGGCGCGGCGGCGGACGCGCATCGGGGCGTGAAGCCGCTGCACGGATTGCCGCCGGTGTTATCGCAAAAAAAGTGCTGGCGCACTATCCGGTACCGCATCCTGCACAGTATTCTGTGTGCAAGGCTGACGGTAAACCGCCGGACGGCACATCCGCTGCCGGAGAAAACCGCCCGCAGCATGGCACCAGCCTCCCGATCACTATCCAAACCTCAGCAATAGAAATTGCAGGCATCCCCTGCGCCCCGATCTCTGCAACGGATGAACTCCCTTCGGAAATAAACAGTAAACTCGCTTCGATTAAGCAAGCAGGCGATTCTGCCGGTGCTATTGTGCAATGTATGGTACGGAATGTTCCCGCCGGTCTCGGCGAACCGGTCTTTGATAAGCTTGAAGCGGAACTCGCAAAGGCGGTGCTTTCCATCGGCAGCGTTAAGGGTATTGCATTCGGTGCAGGCTTTCAGCTGGCGCGTATGTCCGGTTCGGAGGCAAACGCTGTCGATAAAAATCATCACGGGGGAATTAGCGGCGGCATCTCCGACGGAAAAGACATTGTGTTTCAGGCAGTCATAAAACCGGTGCCTTCAATCGCTCAAGAACAGATAATGGAAACCGCAAGCGGAGATCGCATAACCCATGCTATTACGGGGCGGCATGATGTCTGCCTCTACCGGCGGGTTATGCCTGTTATCGAAGCAATGACTGCCATTGTGCTTGCGGATATGATGCTTCGGCAGGGCGCAGCGCAAATCTTAAAAGTTTAA
- a CDS encoding DUF3298 and DUF4163 domain-containing protein gives MKNFHRTLRISATFGFILMLCCLPLSVYAKDKDKSKKKGISYEVDIDYPVFEKEPLLNAQVSDIVQKNLEAFNSEFFSAEAPVYPQVFEFDIDSSSVYEDTNHISFLLNVYQYAGGAHGSTFLIPITYSKQTKKLLSLEEALQPARKDWLAALSTEARKQLNAQVKKQKFSSDDDWINKGTEPAKENFAIFKLEKNSVRIIFSQYQVGPYASGMPEIVVPRSLFK, from the coding sequence ATGAAAAATTTTCACCGCACTTTACGTATAAGTGCCACATTCGGTTTTATTTTGATGCTGTGTTGCCTACCGCTCTCGGTCTATGCAAAGGACAAAGATAAAAGCAAGAAAAAGGGAATCAGCTATGAGGTCGACATCGACTATCCCGTTTTTGAAAAAGAGCCGCTTCTAAACGCGCAAGTTTCAGATATCGTGCAAAAAAATCTTGAAGCTTTTAATAGCGAATTCTTTTCTGCGGAAGCGCCCGTTTATCCCCAAGTTTTTGAGTTCGATATCGACAGCAGCTCCGTGTATGAAGATACTAATCATATCAGTTTTCTGCTGAATGTCTATCAATATGCCGGCGGGGCGCATGGAAGCACCTTCCTCATCCCGATAACCTACAGCAAGCAAACCAAAAAACTGCTCTCATTAGAAGAAGCTTTACAACCGGCGCGGAAAGATTGGCTGGCAGCTCTTTCAACTGAGGCGCGTAAACAGCTGAATGCTCAAGTTAAAAAACAGAAATTTTCCTCCGACGATGATTGGATTAACAAAGGCACTGAACCGGCGAAAGAAAATTTTGCAATCTTTAAGCTTGAAAAAAATTCCGTCCGTATTATCTTCAGCCAATATCAAGTCGGGCCGTATGCTTCCGGTATGCCGGAAATTGTTGTTCCCCGCTCGTTGTTTAAGTAG
- a CDS encoding leucine-rich repeat domain-containing protein → MKCPHVFAFAVFVALLSVPVFGCKPNVESRNSIVTVTVTGDAHTVVQEPNSFQVNNGTQWPDVKARIRVTYADGFEGDGWKLGGKDGMGLSDDYRFTENATVFALSKQKHINTPITITVNADEGYGLRPEHTLTVEKGSLWKDIKTQAEGMVMLKDGRITDGWKRGTSEGAYLDDADTFTKDEIVCAVSRKSTDPAPARITITVTGDEGVTVNSPVTFSAVSGAMWKNLKAAAEARITVKEKHAVKEWRLTGKDGETLTGAKTFIKDETVFAGTEELKDVPADSSLFETDGKGTITGYTCAKNDLPKVLVIPGKIGEEIITKIGRNAFAETPIEQLNLSQADSLIEIGEYSFVGCEEMAGTLVFPATLTTIGANAFYDCTKLQSINILACTELTKIGAWAFSHCTELATIVFPKSLKKIALQAFRGCSKLQSLDFSTCMELTEIEEGAFSRCEGLTAINFSPKLEKIDRSAFLDCKKLRSIDFSTCTALTEIGESAFYECEEMEGTLIFPAKLKTIGAAAFKYCKKLQSLNISSCTALTEIGECAFFGCTEMEGMVFLPTSLQKIGDTPFTWTKIKIDINLSACTELTEIGAGAFFMHKEITGTFVFPAKLKTIGKEAFMYCTGLTGIDTSACTALTEIGESAFYECKEMTGTLVFPATLTTIGAGAFYGCKKLQSLNISSCTALIEIGESAFADCEKMTGTLVFPATLTTIGAAAFKYCKKLQSLNISSCTALTEIGESAFGECEEMAGTLVFPATLTTIGAEAFKDCKKLQSINISACTELTEIAPETFRSCENLMGIIVFPANVRSIKGKNGGPVYLGAFEDCKKLQGIDFSACTALTEIGEAAFSGCKAMTGIIYFPASLKKLGSTAFYGCAGLTGINISVCTELTEIGERAFCGCAELTGIISFPANLQKINSSSFVGCKKVQSFDFSVCTNLTEIGSQAFDFCEELQSVDLSLCTRLTTIGEEAFYACRKAVVKLPESIIELGSGAFGYPISAWSFGACKRVFIKSGAHFDRIKALVTGEPCKYPASRIESY, encoded by the coding sequence ATGAAGTGTCCCCATGTTTTCGCATTCGCCGTATTCGTCGCTTTGTTAAGTGTACCGGTTTTCGGGTGTAAACCCAATGTAGAAAGCCGCAACAGTATCGTCACTGTTACCGTAACAGGTGATGCGCACACCGTTGTACAGGAACCGAATAGCTTTCAGGTTAATAATGGGACGCAGTGGCCGGACGTGAAAGCACGTATCCGGGTTACCTACGCCGACGGATTTGAGGGAGACGGTTGGAAGCTCGGCGGCAAAGACGGAATGGGGTTGAGCGACGATTACCGGTTTACCGAAAACGCAACGGTTTTTGCACTTTCAAAACAGAAGCATATCAACACTCCCATTACGATAACAGTGAATGCCGATGAAGGCTACGGCCTGCGCCCCGAACATACGCTTACGGTAGAGAAAGGTTCCCTTTGGAAGGATATAAAAACGCAGGCAGAAGGTATGGTAATGTTAAAAGATGGCCGTATAACGGACGGCTGGAAGCGCGGCACTTCCGAAGGTGCCTATTTGGATGATGCGGATACTTTTACCAAAGACGAAATCGTATGCGCTGTTTCCCGCAAGAGCACCGATCCGGCTCCTGCCAGAATTACTATCACCGTTACGGGGGACGAAGGGGTAACGGTGAACTCGCCCGTAACCTTTAGTGCTGTAAGCGGCGCAATGTGGAAAAACCTTAAAGCCGCAGCAGAGGCTCGAATCACTGTTAAAGAGAAACACGCGGTTAAAGAATGGCGACTTACCGGTAAAGACGGAGAGACGCTTACCGGTGCAAAAACCTTTATAAAAGACGAAACCGTTTTTGCCGGTACCGAGGAATTAAAAGACGTACCGGCAGATTCTTCGCTTTTTGAAACGGACGGAAAAGGCACCATAACCGGTTATACCTGTGCAAAGAACGATTTACCCAAAGTGCTGGTTATCCCCGGCAAAATAGGCGAAGAGATTATTACAAAAATCGGGCGAAATGCTTTTGCGGAAACTCCGATAGAACAGCTTAATCTCTCTCAAGCTGATTCTCTTATCGAAATCGGTGAGTACTCTTTTGTCGGGTGTGAAGAAATGGCGGGAACACTCGTTTTTCCTGCAACTCTTACAACAATCGGAGCGAATGCTTTTTACGACTGCACAAAGCTTCAGAGTATAAATATTTTAGCTTGCACGGAGCTTACCAAAATTGGTGCGTGGGCTTTTTCTCACTGTACGGAATTAGCAACAATAGTTTTTCCTAAAAGTCTTAAGAAAATCGCTCTACAGGCTTTTAGAGGCTGTTCAAAACTTCAAAGCCTTGATTTTTCTACTTGTATGGAGCTAACCGAAATCGAGGAGGGGGCTTTTTCCCGTTGTGAGGGATTGACCGCTATTAATTTCTCCCCAAAACTTGAAAAAATTGATAGATCTGCTTTTCTCGATTGTAAAAAACTCCGGAGTATAGATTTTTCCACCTGTACGGCGCTTACCGAAATTGGTGAGAGCGCTTTTTACGAATGTGAAGAAATGGAGGGAACACTCATTTTCCCTGCAAAACTTAAAACAATCGGTGCGGCGGCTTTTAAATACTGCAAAAAGCTTCAAAGCTTAAACATCTCATCGTGTACGGCGCTTACCGAAATCGGTGAGTGCGCTTTTTTTGGCTGTACAGAAATGGAGGGGATGGTTTTTCTTCCGACAAGTCTTCAAAAAATAGGCGATACTCCTTTTACTTGGACTAAAATAAAGATAGATATAAACCTTTCCGCGTGTACAGAGCTTACCGAAATCGGTGCGGGCGCTTTTTTTATGCACAAAGAAATAACGGGAACCTTCGTTTTTCCTGCAAAACTTAAAACAATCGGCAAAGAGGCTTTTATGTATTGTACCGGCTTAACCGGTATAGACACTTCCGCATGTACGGCGCTTACCGAAATTGGTGAGAGCGCTTTTTACGAATGTAAGGAAATGACCGGAACACTCGTTTTTCCTGCAACACTCACAACAATCGGAGCAGGTGCTTTTTACGGCTGTAAAAAGCTTCAAAGCTTAAACATCTCATCGTGTACGGCGCTTATCGAAATTGGTGAGAGCGCTTTTGCCGACTGTGAGAAAATGACCGGAACACTTGTTTTCCCTGCGACACTTACAACAATCGGTGCGGCGGCTTTTAAATACTGCAAAAAGCTTCAAAGCTTAAACATCTCATCGTGTACGGCGCTTACCGAAATCGGTGAGAGCGCTTTTGGCGAGTGTGAGGAAATGGCTGGAACACTCGTTTTCCCTGCAACACTTACAACGATCGGTGCGGAGGCTTTTAAAGACTGCAAAAAGCTTCAAAGTATAAATATTTCAGCTTGCACGGAACTCACTGAAATTGCACCGGAGACGTTTAGATCATGTGAAAATTTGATGGGTATCATCGTATTTCCTGCAAATGTTAGAAGCATAAAAGGCAAAAATGGGGGACCGGTGTACCTCGGTGCCTTTGAAGACTGCAAAAAACTTCAGGGTATAGACTTTTCCGCTTGTACGGCGCTTACCGAAATCGGTGAGGCTGCTTTTTCCGGTTGTAAAGCAATGACGGGAATAATTTATTTTCCTGCAAGTCTTAAAAAGCTCGGTTCGACTGCTTTTTATGGATGCGCAGGTTTAACCGGCATCAATATTTCTGTATGTACTGAGCTTACCGAAATCGGTGAGAGAGCTTTTTGTGGTTGTGCGGAATTGACAGGTATAATATCTTTTCCTGCAAATTTACAAAAAATCAATAGTTCATCTTTTGTCGGCTGTAAAAAAGTGCAAAGTTTTGATTTTTCAGTATGTACAAACCTGACGGAAATCGGCAGCCAAGCGTTTGATTTCTGTGAGGAGCTGCAATCCGTAGATCTTTCTTTATGTACACGGCTTACAACAATCGGTGAGGAAGCTTTTTATGCTTGTAGAAAAGCCGTTGTTAAATTACCTGAAAGTATCATAGAATTAGGTTCTGGTGCTTTTGGATATCCTATTTCAGC